In one window of Pseudochaenichthys georgianus chromosome 5, fPseGeo1.2, whole genome shotgun sequence DNA:
- the camk1ga gene encoding calcium/calmodulin-dependent protein kinase IGa, with protein sequence MRRKEIICSWKKSTSNIRDVFDFKGKMGSGSFSEVFMVREKRTGKMYALKCLKKKHLAHSNLENEINVLRRIQHENVVGLEDFYESRTHYYLVMQLVSGGELFDRILDKGVYTEKDASMVIKQVLQAVSYLHENSIVHRDLKPENLLYYNTDENSKIMVSDFGLSKTLEQGVMSTACGTPGYVAPEVLAQRPYSKTVDCWSIGVITYILLCGYPPFFEDNETRLFSKIMRAEYAFHSPFWDDISESAKDFIRNMMHKNPTRRFLTEQALRHPWIAENTAKDVDISQSVCEQMERSFSKSKWKQAFHAVSVVQHMKKLQSSLSEPLPLHPCSPEALDPNGNLVPGASSPSCSSAEESRESKDFLSETDAAFRPSKSVDKVSQRKKPSIQSGVCSVM encoded by the exons GGGGTCCTTTTCCGAGGTTTTTATGGTGAGAGAGAAGAGAACAGGAAAAATGTACGCCCTGAAATGCCTGAAGAAGAAACACCTCGCTCATAGCAACCTCGAAAATGAAATCAATGTACTGagaag GATACAGCACGAGAATGTGGTAGGACTGGAGGATTTCTATGAGAGCCGGACACATTATTACCTGGTCATGCAACT ggtgtCAGGTGGGGAGCTGTTTGATCGCATTTTAGATAAGGGGGTTTACACCGAGAAGGACGCTAGCATGGTGATAAAGCAGGTGCTGCAGGCTGTCAGCTACCTGCACGAAAACAGTATCGTACACAGGGACCTTAAG CCTGAGAACCTGCTGTACTATAACACAGACGAGAATTCGAAGATCATGGTGAGTGACTTTGGTCTGTCGAAGACGTTGGAGCAGGGCGTGATGTCCACAGCCTGTGGTACGCCGGGATATGTTG CCCCTGAGGTTTTGGCCCAGAGACCCTACAGCAAAACAGTGGACTGCTGGTCCATTGGAGTTATCACCTACATCCT GCTCTGCGGCTACCCTCCATTCTTTGAAGACAACGAGACGCGTCTGTTTTCAAAGATCATGAGGGCTGAGTACGCTTTTCATTCACCTTTCTGGGACGATATCTCGGAGTCAG CCAAAGACTTCATCAGGAATATGATGCATAAAAACCCCACAAGACGCTTCCTCACCGAGCAGGCACTCAGACACCCATG GATTGCTGAAAACACAGCTAAAGACGTGGACATTTCTCAGTCTGTGTGTGAGCAGATGGAGAGAAGCTTTAGCAAATCCAAATGGAAG CAAGCCTTCCACGCAGTCTCAGTGGTTCAGCACATGAAGAAACTGCAGTCGTCCCTTTCCGAGCCCCTCCCCCTACATCCCTGCAGCCCTGAGGCCCTGGACCCGAACGGGAACCTGGTCCCGGGGGCCAGCAGTCCGTCCTGCAGCAGTGCTGAGGAGTCCAGAGAGAGCAAAGACTTCCTCTCGGAGACTGACGCTGCTTTCAGGCCCTCCAAGAG TGTGGACAAAGTGTCTCAGAGGAAGAAGCCGTCCATTCAGTCTGGAGTGTGTTCTGTCATGTGA